The sequence TCCGGCAATGATCGGCGCCATGATGATGCTTACCGGCAAGTGGCATGGAAAAGGCGTATTCAACATGGAACAGTTCGATCCCGCGCCGTTTATGGAAAAACTCAATATTTACGGACTGCCATGGACCGAAATTATTCTCTAGAGCTGGATTTGGAACAGGTCCCCACCCCCTGTTTTGTGCTGGATGAGGCCGCCTTAAAAAGGAATCTAAAAATCCTGGCATTGGTTCAGGACCGCACCGGATGCCGTATTCTTTTGGCTCTTAAAGGGTTTGCCATGTTCTCCGCGTTTCCCTTGATCCGGGAAACGTTAAAAGGGATCTGTGCCAGTTCCCCTCATGAAGCCAGGTTGGGCCGGGAAGAATTTAACCGTGAAGTGCACACCTTTGCGGCTGCCTACAGCGAGGAAGATTTTCGCCGGATACTGTTGCTTTCAGACCATATCATCTTTAATTCTTTTAATCAGTGGTACCGGTTCAAACCCATGATCAGGGAAGCCGGCCGTGATATTTCCTGTGGCATCCGGGTCAATCCAGCACATTCCGAAGTGCAGATCCCGATTTATGATCCGTGTGCGCCCTGCTCGCGCTTAGGTGTTGTAAGTGAACAATTTGAGGGGCAATCCCTTGATGGTATATCCGGACTGCATTTTCATACCCTGTGCGAAAAAAATGCCGATGCTCTTGAACGCACCCTGGCAGTGTTTGAAGACAAATTCAAACAATATATTCCTGAAATGGAATGGATCAATTTCGGCGGCGGCCACCTCATCACCCGCAAAGACTATTGTGTCGATATGCTCTGTGATCTGATTTTAAACTTCAAGGAAAAATATCAAGTGGATGTTTATCTGGAGCCAGGAGAAGCCGTGGCTTTGAACGCCGGTGTGCTGGTGGCTTCCGTGCTGGATATTGTAAAAAATTATATGAATATCGCCATTTTAGACACATCCGCGGCCACCCATATGCCGGATGTTCTGGAAATGCCGTACCGGCCGGAAATCATAAATGCCGGGCAGCCGGAAGAAAAAACATATACCTATCGCCTGGCCGGTCTTTCCTGCCTGGCCGGCGATATCATCGGTGATTACTCTTTTGATAAACCGCTGCAGGTCGGGTCAAAATTGATATTTTGCGATATGGCCCATTATTCCATGGTTAAAACCAACACTTTTAATGGCCTCAAGCTTCCGTCCATCGCGATTTACAAAGCCGATACCGATGACTTTACTGTCATCCGGCGGTTCGGATATGATGAATTTAAGCGCCGACTCTCATAGGAGCAAATGTGGCTAAAACGCGAAAAATACCGCATTTTCTGGCTTCCGAAATATCCTTACCGGCTCCTGGAAACGCGCTTTTCCATATAATCCCGGTGCCTTATGAAAAAAGTGTTTCCTATGGAACCGGTACCGCCCAAGGGCCGGCGGCTATCCTGGAAAGCTCGCAACAGCTTGAGCTTTTTGATGGTACTGGCATTCCGGCCGAGCATGGTATTTATACCCATTCGCCCATCGACTGCAAAGACAGCGCTGAAATTGTGCTGCATAAGATAGCAGATATTGTCTCAGAGGTATTAGATCTTGAAAAATTTCCTGTACTGCTCGGTGGCGAGCACACGATTAGTGCCGGGGCTTTTACCGCCATCAAAAAAAACTGCGACGACATCGGAATTGTTCAGTTTGATGCCCATGCTGACCTGCGCGACACTTATGAAGGAACGACCAACAGCCATGCCTGCGTGATGCACCGGGCTCTGGACATGAATATCCCTGTTTTTCAGATCGGTGTGCGCAGCCTTTCATATGATGAACATTTGCTCAGAGAAAAACTTAATATCGGCCACCTTGATGCGGCAATCATAAATAAGTTCGGTATACCAGATTCTATTCTACCGCCGGATTTCCCGGACAAGATTTACCTTACTTTTGACGTGGACGCTTTTGATCCATCTATTATGCCGGCCACGGGGACCCCGGAACCCGGGGGGCTGAACTGGTATCAGACCTTCCAGATGCTTGAATCCATAATTACCGGCCGCAATATAATCGGACTTGATGTAGTAGAACTGGCGCCCATTGACGGCATGCACGCACCGGATTTCAGTATGGCCCGCTTTATTTACAACCTGTTTGGTGCCATGGTCAGAAAATAAAAGGAGATAATCTTTCACAGAGAAAAACAAATACAAAAATTAAATGCTTGGAAACGGAGAATTTATGAATGAAGCAGATCAACCGGAATATAAATTAAAACTAAGAAAATTAACGTTCGATGATTATCCCAACATTAAACAGATTATGGATCGTGTATATTCGGGGTTGGGTGGGGCCTGGGAACCGGAAGAATATCGCAGGCTAATCGAGTATTTTCCTGAAGGACAAATCTGTATCGAGGATAAAGGCAGGGTTGTGGCCGCGGCCCTTGCCATCCTGGTCAATTCGGAAGAATTTGAGAACCGCCGGCATACCTATGAAGATCTTGTAGATGGCGGCAAAATGACAGGTCATGATCCGCAGGGGAATGCTTTGTACGGGGTGGACCTCTTTGTTGACCCTGATTATCGAGGCATGCGGTTGGGCCGGCGTCTGTATAATGCCCGCAAGGAATTGTGCGAAACGCTGAATTTGAAAAGCATTATCTTCGGCGGCCGGATTCCTGGTTACGGTAAATATTCCGATTCCATGACCCCTTCTGACTACATTAAAAAAGTCAAAACCAACGAAATATATGATCAGGTTTTGTCTTTTCAGCTTTCTAATGATTTTCACTTTAAAAAGATATTAAAAAATTACATTCCTGAAGATTCCCTGTCAGATTCCTACGGGGTGTTGATGGAGTGG is a genomic window of Pseudomonadota bacterium containing:
- the speB gene encoding agmatinase, producing the protein MAKTRKIPHFLASEISLPAPGNALFHIIPVPYEKSVSYGTGTAQGPAAILESSQQLELFDGTGIPAEHGIYTHSPIDCKDSAEIVLHKIADIVSEVLDLEKFPVLLGGEHTISAGAFTAIKKNCDDIGIVQFDAHADLRDTYEGTTNSHACVMHRALDMNIPVFQIGVRSLSYDEHLLREKLNIGHLDAAIINKFGIPDSILPPDFPDKIYLTFDVDAFDPSIMPATGTPEPGGLNWYQTFQMLESIITGRNIIGLDVVELAPIDGMHAPDFSMARFIYNLFGAMVRK
- the nspC gene encoding carboxynorspermidine decarboxylase; the encoded protein is MDRNYSLELDLEQVPTPCFVLDEAALKRNLKILALVQDRTGCRILLALKGFAMFSAFPLIRETLKGICASSPHEARLGREEFNREVHTFAAAYSEEDFRRILLLSDHIIFNSFNQWYRFKPMIREAGRDISCGIRVNPAHSEVQIPIYDPCAPCSRLGVVSEQFEGQSLDGISGLHFHTLCEKNADALERTLAVFEDKFKQYIPEMEWINFGGGHLITRKDYCVDMLCDLILNFKEKYQVDVYLEPGEAVALNAGVLVASVLDIVKNYMNIAILDTSAATHMPDVLEMPYRPEIINAGQPEEKTYTYRLAGLSCLAGDIIGDYSFDKPLQVGSKLIFCDMAHYSMVKTNTFNGLKLPSIAIYKADTDDFTVIRRFGYDEFKRRLS